DNA sequence from the Malus sylvestris chromosome 10, drMalSylv7.2, whole genome shotgun sequence genome:
TATCCACTCTGAAAATAAGGATCCTGGGAATAGTGATACTGTCCCGGAGCATAAGGAGCAGCATCACCCTGATAGTgataagcaccaccacgaccacCCTGGCCATAACTGCCTGAATTAAAGTTCTGTTGAGTCGGTGCTGATGTTGGCATAACAGGCTGCTGGGGCCTCTGCTGATTCTGGGGACAATACATAGCTCTATGTCCTGTCTGACCACATGTAAAGCATGCACCACTGCTTCTcctacattccccatgatgtcgGAAATTACAACGGCGACATAACGGAGGACCCGAATTACCAACACCACTAAAGCCTCTCTGACCAGAAAATCTAGGTCCATTACCAAACCTACCACCTCCTCTCCTCGGACCTGTGGCACTAAATCCACCACTGGAAGAACTCGAACTCAttccacttttcttgaaattctgcgTCTGACGAGGTCCTGGAATGGAAACACCTTTacctttctcatttttcttctgacCATTACCCTTATCATCTTCATCCTCACTGTCCGGAAGATTATCAGAGTCTTCCATCCTGACCAGAATCTCAAAATACTCATGATAATCGGCACAGGGAAGTGCATTGGCAAACGTTCTGTACTTCTTCTTAGATCCTAGCTTGAAACGACGAAGCATTTCTGCTTGATTACCCGCTAAATCAGAATCATAACGGGATAAATCAGTAAACTTCCTGTAGTACTCATGTGCAGACATATTTCTCTGCTTCAGACTGGTGAATTCCTGTTTCTTGAGATCTATATATTCCGGAGGAACAAATCTCttcataaaattttccttaaatACCTCCCATTCGGCTGCCCTTTCAGGTGCCATGTGCCTCGACTGATTTATCCACCACGCAGCTGGCTCACGGCCCAAAAACCAGGTGGTAGTCTCCACCCATCTATTAGCTGGCAGGTTTCCCTGACTTTGCATCACTTGAAAGGTCTGCTCAATTCGATCCAACCACTTTTCTGCCCCTTCATAACCTTCATTTCCCTCAAAGGTTTCCAATTTCAGATTATACATCGTCTCTACGGGCGTTCTCTGAGGAGGACGGATATTAGCCTGAAAAGCTTGAGCCATTGCTGCCCCTAACTGAGTTATATCGGGGAAATTAGGCTCAGCAGCACGGCGAggatctctacgaggcggcataattctgacagaaaacataacaaaatcaatagaagaacTCATTagttatacaggactgcaacctatgctctgataccaaactgacacaccctaacccgaagactaggacgtgctggccgtcacgtgagtgtgacgtaaccataacgcaagcggaaacgatttaataataaaatacgagtcaacgaaaaccactaatttcagttatttacaacctagcattctatgtgcataagagtgtactaaacacacataaacagagcataagcatctaggtgcagtcaagtaggaacataactattttacaacaccctcgggtgaatcctacatttatttagtctgtcagaacgctgaagcagtcctcgtaggccaccaacgcctcaactatcaactagaacctggaggggcgaaaaacagaaaacgtgagtgggcgaaaatcaatcttttccaaatcatttcataaatccacaattataacccctttttggaaaacctgtatactttcccagaaaaatagtatatagcatatatatctcaactgtctcaatcatcaatcttataacagattcaataaagaatgtaccatgccaatttcaacagtttagtatgaatgcattaacataatataatcaggtaaaagaaataatcaatcgtaggtcctctaatagccctgaacgattgaacctagagctcaacatctatcaatctcactctctgccggagtcactccgcgtgacctgtccggccttctgcacataagtcggaactacctaatgtAGTTTGAACGACTCATGGTAAtattcgctctagtgcttctctcatcaatcatctgtatacaataacctaaggtcacccaccagtcataatctcactaacactctacgactggcccgtcgtacccactccgcgtggactgtacgaccagcatctacttggatccaaggcgagcgtgcgatgcggtgaatactataagcactaaaccatggtgcaggatatgagctcaatatatcatcatcatcatcataatattaattaaatacttacctgtgcttccacagcaccatcatacatatatgcatcatacgacagttcataatatccataatattctatgcatggcaatcacatcatatttcatttcatttcaatatacttttcatttaaatttgatttctggggaaatcgagtatataggtatatataaaaacaaatgcccactcactggtatgtcgccgggtcgtaacccccttgacgcccctggatgtgctcgtcctcgttaaaagttccacctagaagtgaaataacttaaaacaatcatttaacgcacatttaacgcacctaaaccaaactaggtaattaattcttcatacgatgctcaaattgggtatataaatataccaaagtgacctacacaacctcaggatcatccccatatttttaaaataatttttggagtcctcacgcgcccccacgcgcctgacgtggcacggacctacgcgcggcccacgcgcggccacgtgacatgcacactgacggctacagtgaacggcgttagagaatattccgtcaaatcctagtatattccgttaaaaactaacggtttccgttaaagttaactaacggcgtcggaatattccgtcaaacttgacggaagattccctgtcttctccggcgagtcgccggtcgccggcgactgttcgccggtttctggaaaaatttcaaatccactattctccttcgtttttcaaccaatttcttcgcattttataccaaaatgaagcatttaacatgtactatcacgttggaagggttttagggcctaaaaacaactagatcataccttccaaaattcctcaatttcggccaaactcgaacccgacgatcccgacgtccattttgttcaaacgaggcactccgagcctccttaggACTTCCTAAGACTCGTGGTGATCTTGCTTTAgcctaaaacacaaccaattTTAAGTTCGTGAACAGTGTCAATTCACGGGGTGTTTTGAAACTAGGATTTCAGAAATGAAACTTACCTGAAACTTATACCCCCGTGCTCGTGAAGTTCCCAAGATCACGAAGATGATCTTAGATTGGACGTTGGTGCACGTTTGtggttgttcttggtgtttgtccgagagcttgagagagttcgagagtaagagagagagagtgtttctgagggagagatgaggaagaaagagggagagagacaaccTACGGGTTTTGGGGAAGGATTTCAGGAGGTGGGGATCCCACCTAAGTCCAATACAAAATTATTAGACCAAACAAATGTAAATCTAAACCCTAGTTTAAGATCTTAGTgtaaaacaaataccaaatttacgcaccttaatcccgtttaagggcgtttttgtaatttcacgtcctcggtatTTAGTAattctgggacgggctgtgacattatAAATCGATGATTGCTTGATATTTTGGATGAACAGAAGACTATTCAAAAATCACATTCTACATGAGAAAACAATTGGTTGTGGCACTAGTTGTAGGCTTGTAGCTAAAATGGAGCATGTGTCCTCGATTCTTATTATAATAAGTAAAAATAAGGGAAatgttattgacactctaaaaatATCATCCTACACtcttcataagtgtatttttcttttcaaaatatagaaagtttggagtgtataatgagatttttgaagtgccaaaaacaattcccaaaaataatagggaactttaacgaaaagcacccggtactgttcactttaacgaaaaatcacatttttacactaaaaagtcaatcatggtactatttactttaccctttattttgtccttatcattaaaactcaaagttttcaaaccattttcattagttttcctaaaataaTATACCTCATTTGACAAATATCACTAATACATTTGAAAATATCTCGGAGATACCACAAAGATGATCATCAATCTCTAATTCATGAACAACTGAAATATATTGGGTTCCAAGGTTAAATGCATGTTTCCTTATAGGGGTGTCACCTAGTAATTAAGGTAATGTTAATAATGTGCCGTATCTAAAATTATATAAAAGGAATCATGCATCTGTGTATTATTTCTGTATTATATCCAACATCGTACATATGAACAAGCAATCATATAAACATGCACTAATTTCTGCATCGCCTAGTTTCCATACGTATCCCCTTTTTTTACCCCACACACTATGGGTTTTTCGACTTGTATATGAGCTCGTTTAGAAGagtaataaataagaaaaaacaaatgtCCCTATAGGTATACTCTCATTTACTGCTCTCTCTTTATGATCATTTGATGATGATCAGTTGCATTTTACCATTTTTTATCccttcaattaattaattagaaggaaacgttttccttatttttttgttttggattaGAATGGAATCAACAAACAAACTGCAATTCTTCTGTCGACATTAAGCAGGTTTTTGGTTTTGTCTTCTGTATTTTTATATTCTGATTATTTGATATCTTGCTTTAGGAGTCCTTTTACTTAAGCCACATAATTTTGCTTATTTTGTTCCTCTTTACTATATAATATTCATGTTCGTAATGTACTATATTTGTGCATAATTTCCCCATAAAAACTCTGTTCATGTGaattttacacacacacacacacacacatatatatatatatagtgaaatGAAAAACAACTTTGGAATAATGTTTACCTTGTGTGAAaattccaaaaccaaaacagAGGAGTACTTGTGCAAAATCGAGTGTAATGACGTTCTAGAATTCATACTATTTTGTGTGAAAATTCAGAATTGAAGAGAAGATGCGCAAGAGGACGACAGAACGTCCACTTTCATAGCAACCATGGCATACATATGCTTGTTTTCTTGTTCtcgtttgttttcttttgttttttgttaaaaacaaaaaaaatcacctATAGGAgttttttttatgaataaatTGAACTTATAGTATAAGCTAGCAAGCAAATACACTGTTTGTCGAGGCTTTGAACAGGTTTACACGCTTAGCAAACTTTGTAACCATCGGATCGGCAATTTTCTAAGGCACGTCCATGTCCCCCAATTTTCTTGGTGCTCCAAACGCGTACGGGATATATTCTCTGAAAACAACAAGTAATTGGATCAATCGCCCTTCTTCTATAGTTTTCGTCTTCCCATCCATTGTTGTTGTTCCTCTTCTTCTTAAGGACTTATTTCTGCACAATTTATTCACCTGATATTATGGCCGTaagttattttctgtttttagtATTGAAATTCTTACTGTATATTATACTTTGTTCAGTATTACAATTTGCCTCGTAGCTACTAACtgtattttttcatttttgaagaaattgatCATGATTTCTTTCacacgtatatatatatatatttttttttaatgattttaggGCCATATACATTCTTGGGTtggagaggtcgcacttggtgcgatggcaagtgctttcgcccatgagcggtaggtctcgggttcgagacttgggagcagcctctccataaatgggggtaaggctagccgacattcacctctcccagaccctgcgtaaagcgggagccttgtgcactgggtacgacctttttatacATTCTTGGGTTGGTGATGATtggaaaatatttcatttttgtAAGGAATATCATGGATTTATTAGATTAGTTCATACCGTAAGGGCGGTATTTGAATTGATAAATGCTGACAATCTTTGTTGATTGATCCTAATTAGAAAATATTTGATGCTATCCAATGTTTTGACTAAATTCATATTGAATGAAATTGTCTAAAATGatcaattttcaaatttcaattgtaAAGTGATCACTTTCAGTATCTTGTCAATATTTGATTGCCATATTTGGTCAGTCATTGATTATTAATTTGTTGATATTTGGTTTTTATGTCgtttgatctttaattttgaCTAGTAGTTCAACAATTGTGATATAATGTTTTTTCATTTTAGTCAAGTTCCCTTGATTTTTATGTCTCGTTGGATCTTTAAGTTTTGAATAGTAGTTCAACAATTGTGATATACAGTTTTATCATTTTAGCCAAGTTTCCTTGATTCTTTATATGAGCATAATTTTAAAACTTATTTACAACGACATCATTGTGGACGATGCAAATCACACACTATCATATGTTTTAACTTCTTATATAACGTCGAGCGAATTGTCCAGAATATAATCACAATGTCATCTCTATTCATGGAAGTCCTCATGGaagatttttgttgttgtaagaaacaatattaaaaaGATTAATTTGTTGCAGAAAAAACCCCATGTCCCAAAATTTGGGGACTGGGACAGTGACAACATATCATACACTGCATGTTTTGAGAGCGCTCGTAAAAATGGAGTGAAGGGAAATCCAAATGATCCCGAAGACAACCCAGAGGCCTTCAAGAGCATGCTTGAGTCCTCCGCCGCACAACCTCCTTACATATCCACGAGTTCGAGCAGCAAACCACAAACCTCAAGCGAAAAAGTCCGCCAAACTGAAAGAGACAGTAGCCACCGTGCGTATCAGCGACATGGCATTGCGCATGAGCATAGGGTTTCTGGAGGGAGCCGCAAGAGTTACGCATCGGGGTCTGGCAGCGAAAGGAGCAGCTCTGATTATTCGCTCTTGCAGCAACAACCGAGACACCACCGTGAGAGATCTGATAGAAAAAGTAGCTTGGCTTCATCAGGAAGTGATCGTAGTCATAGCGCTTCCAATTCCCAGAGCAAGCCTAAAAGTACCGGCAGTAGCACTCATCAGTCCAGTAATCTTAGTCAACACGATACTGTAAGTTCtcttcatttttctctctacAGTAACGGATTGATAAAACCTTGGCACCGTCAGATGGTGTTATCAATCCGTTAAtgtcataaaacatatatctatTTACTAATATtatgccctttttttttatgaaacatAGACTTTGTCATCAACTGTCGTATTATAACTCGTAAATTGTGATTGTCCCACTTACGTAGAATTCATTGCTAAAGTGCGGAAAATTTGTAATGTGACAGCATACTAGAGTTGCTTCAATACCCAAATTTGGGGATTGGGATGAAAACGATCCCCAATCTGGTGAAGGTTTTACTTATATATTTGAACGagtgaaagaagaaaagaaaactgcATCAAAGTTCCCAAATGTGCCTCAGCAACCACGCAACAATCTCAACAGCGCGAATAAACGTGGAAAATCGCCTTCCAAATCAAAGGTAATTTTGCGACCAAACAAAGTTTCGTAATTACATATTCTCGATAGTTTAAATTTTCATCAACGAATTACTGTTAATACATAAATTTTCCATATGTTCTTGCGCAGAGTTGGTGCTGCATATTTTCAAGTAAATAGGGCAATGACATGGAGATGATCATGCTTTGGTCCTTTTATGGCAAGATAAAGAAACTCAATTATTCTCTAGTTTCTCTGAGACCGGAcagtttattatttttttctttttttttttaatgaaaatttcgTCGTCGCTACTGAGTAATAAGTAATTGTTCAATTTTTGTGCAACAATTATTCCTGATTGTTAtgtgtttaattttctttgGTTATGTTATTATTTCACGTGTCTAATATTTATGTTGATAAAGAATTTCTTGCATTCTATTTTGTTAATgtaagtattttttttgttggataaTTAATGGAAGTATATTTGAATCGAGTTTGTTTACAATAGAGTTGCTattcaaaagtttttttttttacaaaaaacaaGAAGTACTTTGAACTAAAGAAATATTTGACGCTACAGTAACGTTTTAAGAATCATAGAGTCGATTTTACTTAATGAGATAAACTTTTATTGATGTTGTTTTGGAAAATAATTAtccaacaaattaaaataaaaagtaatcgAAATTAAATGGCGCTcgaaattaaagttcaaaatttcaaatatgtTATTGTTCATCGTTACCCAAATTCAAATATTATGGTAGGTCAGAATGCCCTACAAAAGGCCCCATCATCTTATACTGTGCTCTATTACGCCAACGGCCCGATTATATCCCGTCGAGCCCCGATGGGGCCCACTTTCAACATCCAGCTCCATCACCATGATTTTCACATCGCCCAACCGTTCAAAGTCAATAAAAATCATGCGTGTCGCTCCATAGCGACCCTGGCCCCGCACGACCCCAATGCGACGCCGTTTGCCATTGCATTGGAAATAAAAACCCAAGCGCCAAATGCTGTTACGAAAACAGAGAAAattcactcactctctctctctctctctctctctggttttCAAATTTCTGAGTGAAGTTCCTCCTGTTTTCGTCCGAATGGAGATTGGATCGGGTCGGACCGGTGTGTGCCCgaaagagcatcagaagatttaCCAGGAGTGGTTCAACTTGGTTGATTCCGGTGAAATATGCTATCCTCTTTTTCCTACgcaaaattttgattaaaagttTGGTTTTGAACTTCTGATCGATTGCCTGTTAATCGTATTGCTCTGGTTGTTAGATGGCGATGGCCGTATTACTGGAAACGAAGCCACCAAGTTCTTCGCCATGTCGAAGCTTTCTCGAGAAGAACTCAAGCaggttttcattcttttgctaTAGCAGGCTAatagttatctttgtttatagGGATTGCTTATGTAGAAGTAGAAGTCACTATTGCTCATAAGTGCTTTTGGTAAAAACACTTTGAAATTTTTACAAAAGTCCAAATACTTATTTGAAAGCACATTACAGCTGCTCAGAAGCACTTCTATATATATTGTGTCAGTCACAGTCAAAAGTGGTTTTGGTTGTGAGAAATGAAAATGCTTTTCTCTCTTCCGTAAGTAGTACCGAAACAATTATGTTCGACTAGGAAAGTATGATTGTATGGTTTTACCCTCAGATCGATATGTATTGGAAGTTAATTTGGTTGTGTTTGGGATTAGGTATGATTGTTTGGAACTCACCTTTTGTTTTCTCATTTATCATTCAAGGTTTGGGCGATTGCTGACACGAAACGGCAGGGATTTTTGGGGTTTTCGGAGTTCGTGACTGCAATGCAGGTTGTGCATAATTTTGGGGATATATTTCTTGATTAGTGTATGTTTTATTAGCTATTGAGAATTGTAATAGAATCTTACCCTCAAGTGTGGTTGAATTTGGTAGATGATTTCCTTGGCACAAGAACATGAACTAAGCCCAGACATCCTCAAAACCGCAGGCAAGAATCTCCGTTTAATATCGTATTTTCTGTTTTCGTAAATATGGAAGAACCAACATATACATTTTATCTAGTTCTCATTCATTTCGTTCCTCAAGTTATTCATGTTCAATTGCAGTTGACTGGGAAAACATTAAACCTCCAGTAATAGAAGGTTTGGATGATTTGATAGCTGTGAGTGTCTTCCCTTTACCTCCCTTTTGACTTTATATCATACATTGTGACTTTCACTTACTATTTTCTCGATTCTGTACTGACAGAAAACCAAGAGTTTAACAACATATGGAGTTGAAGTAAATGGTTAGAATATCGATCCAACTTTTTTTGGGAATGTACTTGTTATAATCTTGTACTGAATGTCTTCCTTGGCAATGATGTAGGAACTGCTCAATTTCAACCATCAGTTCAGCGGTTTGGTTCAAAATCAGCAAAGAAAGTAAGACCAGATGTCCATTGTGCAATTGATTACTGCTGTATTTTTATACTCGTCGTATGTTTTTTCATGAATTAAACAATCTCCTTAACGAGTTTCTTTACTTATTCGATTGAAAGGAATTAGTTTCTTCTGTATTCTAATTCATCGAATGTCACATTTTATCTTTTTTGTCATCTATAGATCAACCCGTTTTTACTTATGGAGGGATATCTTCTCCTTCCTTATTGCCTGACTATTTTAACATTTTTCTTCAGCTGCCTCATAATGCTGTGACTTCTATCGTTGATGGCTTGAAGAGATTGTACAATGAGAAACTAAAGCCTTTGGAACTTGCATATCGTTTCAATGATTTTGCATCTCCATCGTTGGTGAGTGGATTTTCTATATGTTTGGATGTGTAGTTcacctctttagtcttcaaagTGTGTTGGGGAATCAAATATCCCTTTGCTCTTCTTTGCACTGTTTCGTTTGGATAGTACATTTGCTAAACATATGGCTGGTTTATTTCTTTGCAGACTAATAGTGATTTTGATGCTAAACCCATGGTCATGCTTTTGGGTCAGTATTCAACTGGGAAAACAACATTTATTAAACATTTGTTACGATGCGACTATCCAGGTTGGTTAAGTTATCtctattttaattttgaaatgaaTAATTGACAACCTTAGCGTTGATGAGCTTAACATTCGCTTGTTGGAACAGGAGCTCACATTGGACCAGAACCTACTACAGATAGATTCGTTGTAGTGATGGTATAATTGCTAACCACCTGGTTTCCTTCTAAAAGTCTATCAAGTTTATCATTATTTCTTTGTACTCTCTGAATTTTATATTGTATGTTAAATTTTTTCATAATTTCTAATTGTCGATCACAATTCTGTTCTCAGTCTGGACCTGATGAGAGGAGTATTCCTGGAAATACTATAGCTGTTCATGCAGACATGCCTTTCAGTGGTCTAACAGCTTTCGGAggtgcatttttgtccaaatttgaGTGTTCACAAATGCCACATCCAGTgagttttgaaatttttataatCCTCTATTTGTATAGCATTTCCGTTGATTTTGTCACCATAGTCTTCCTCTTGGagtgttttaacctttttttttttttgttatagttGCTAGATGAAATTACAATTGTGGACACCCCTGGAGTTCTATCTGGAGAAAAGCAACGAACGCAAAGGAGCTACGATTTCACTGGTGCTATATCATGGTTTGCAGCAAAATGTGATGTCATTCTTCTTCTGTTTGATCCTCATAAGCTCGACATCAGCGATGAGTTTAAGCGTGTTATTTCATCTCTACGTGGTCATGATGACAAGATTCGAGTGGTCTTGAATAAAGCTGATCAAGTTGATACTCAACAAGTGAGATGCACCTCTAGTTTTTATTGCATTCATTATACTTTTATTGAAAGCAAATTTCAAGTTATTAACTCTTCGTTTACACACTGAAGCTGATGAGAGTTTATGGGGCATTGATGTGGTCGCTTGGAAAAGTTTTGAATACTCCGGAGGTCGTGCGTGTTTATATCGGGTAGGCTTTCTTTTTTCCAATTTGTTACTTCGTTGGGATTGTTTTTCGATGTGTAATTGATCTTGATCGAATGTTGGTATTTCTTCATGGCTTTGCAGCTCATTCAATGATAAGCCTGTCAATGAAGGAGTCGTTGGCCCTATCGGTAAAGAACTGTTCGAAAAAGAACAAGATGACCTCCTATCCGATCTGGTTGATATACCAAAGAAAGCATGTGATCGCCGGGTAAGATTATATGCTTCTCTTTTCGATCTTTCttgattttgttttggttgatATACGAAAGAAGGATTGGTTGCTCTTCTTGCGCGCATTGCGTTTGAATCCCAAAATCTATTACTTCGTATATTGCAGATCAATGAATTTGTAAAACGTGCTAGAGCTG
Encoded proteins:
- the LOC126584594 gene encoding uncharacterized protein LOC126584594, with the protein product MPPRRDPRRAAEPNFPDITQLGAAMAQAFQANIRPPQRTPVETMYNLKLETFEGNEGYEGAEKWLDRIEQTFQVMQSQGNLPANRWVETTTWFLGREPAAWWINQSRHMAPERAAEWEVFKENFMKRFVPPEYIDLKKQEFTSLKQRNMSAHEYYRKFTDLSRYDSDLAGNQAEMLRRFKLGSKKKYRTFANALPCADYHEYFEILVRMEDSDNLPDSEDEDDKGNGQKKNEKGKGVSIPGPRQTQNFKKSGMSSSSSSGGFSATGPRRGGGRFGNGPRFSGQRGFSGVGNSGPPLCRRCNFRHHGECRRSSGACFTCGQTGHRAMYCPQNQQRPQQPVMPTSAPTQQNFNSGSYGQGGRGGAYHYQGDAAPYAPGQYHYSQDPYFQSGYSQDQGGYTSYPSIPASGSQWYQGGQPQQSGVAASSTWSFRPPAQAASSGTC
- the LOC126587493 gene encoding RPM1-interacting protein 4-like → MAKKPHVPKFGDWDSDNISYTACFESARKNGVKGNPNDPEDNPEAFKSMLESSAAQPPYISTSSSSKPQTSSEKVRQTERDSSHRAYQRHGIAHEHRVSGGSRKSYASGSGSERSSSDYSLLQQQPRHHRERSDRKSSLASSGSDRSHSASNSQSKPKSTGSSTHQSSNLSQHDTHTRVASIPKFGDWDENDPQSGEGFTYIFERVKEEKKTASKFPNVPQQPRNNLNSANKRGKSPSKSKSWCCIFSSK
- the LOC126587486 gene encoding EH domain-containing protein 2-like encodes the protein MEIGSGRTGVCPKEHQKIYQEWFNLVDSDGDGRITGNEATKFFAMSKLSREELKQVWAIADTKRQGFLGFSEFVTAMQMISLAQEHELSPDILKTAVDWENIKPPVIEGLDDLIAKTKSLTTYGVEVNGTAQFQPSVQRFGSKSAKKLPHNAVTSIVDGLKRLYNEKLKPLELAYRFNDFASPSLTNSDFDAKPMVMLLGQYSTGKTTFIKHLLRCDYPGAHIGPEPTTDRFVVVMSGPDERSIPGNTIAVHADMPFSGLTAFGGAFLSKFECSQMPHPLLDEITIVDTPGVLSGEKQRTQRSYDFTGAISWFAAKCDVILLLFDPHKLDISDEFKRVISSLRGHDDKIRVVLNKADQVDTQQLMRVYGALMWSLGKVLNTPEVVRVYIGSFNDKPVNEGVVGPIGKELFEKEQDDLLSDLVDIPKKACDRRINEFVKRARAAKIHAYIMSHLKKEMPAVMGKSKAQRKLIDNLEEEFAKVQRDFHLPAGDFPDVEHFREVLGGYSIDKFDKLKPKMIQAVDDMLGYDIPELLKKFRNPYN